In the Mytilus trossulus isolate FHL-02 chromosome 1, PNRI_Mtr1.1.1.hap1, whole genome shotgun sequence genome, one interval contains:
- the LOC134693453 gene encoding uncharacterized protein LOC134693453 isoform X1: protein MTSCEPCHRKGLGVPAVKWCTECDEALCSSCYDSHRSMKALLSHRIVDIGLAKTTPVPALMKLSSQFCKTHTNQRLEYHCLFHDAICCQNCMTHNHRACANIIPIDIAAKGAKESRSISELLSQLENIQQSLDGIRQRKLHNIKQIDDQDIAIRNTVSRLRQKVTERLNVIEKDLYDELKNLKLSGKSKLERESRKLQQTSDLVKSHKEQIEFEKQNGTDKQTFLAAHIIKEHIIGIEERILHMKSRTGTLSLVFQENGNILDSLGLFGSLSLSSNTKTSFNMDEKQSKEEEQRETFIQGFDFSYKFDVNVKQDVMITGIAATDDNRLLMCGGGKCNIIITTLEGKYLQDCKLTGEPWDVAITREREGKAVATLPILYAIQFINTNSMVAGKMVKFNWRVYGIATIDKRIIVGGKNSLQILDTDGIKLSEITVPSISVFYIHPRENGDFYYSDCTYVYCMKPDGRHVFCQDVSNLDSPRNIVTDTRGNLYVAGHRSNNVHRLSSDGISLDVPLSKEDAINGPFAICFSIDQSKLCVSNRNGKTITVYDTMYAPQSREKDIKNLLKYL, encoded by the exons ATGACATCTTGTGAACCCTGCCACAGAAAAGGTCTTGGCGTTCCTGCAGTGAAGTGGTGTACTGAGTGTGACGAAGCATTATGTTCCTCCTGTTATGATTCCCATAGGTCAATGAAAGCTTTGTTGTCACATCGTATTGTTGACATCGGTTTAGCAAAGACGACACCTGTACCAG CTTTGATGAAATTATCCAGCCAGTTCTGCAAGACGCATACTAATCAGAGACTTGAGTATCACTGCTTATTCCACGACGCTATCTGTTGTCAAAATTGTATGACCCATAACCATCGTGCATGCGCAAATATTATACCAATAGACATCGCCGCTAAAGGTGCCAAAGAATCCCGAAGTATCAGCGAGCTTCTGTCACAGCTGGAGAATATACAACAGTCACTTGATGGAATACGACAGAGGAAGCtacacaatataaaacaaatagatGATCAGGATATTGCTATTCGGAATACAGTATCTAGACTCAGGCAAAAAGTTACAGAACGTTTGAACGTTATTGAAAAAGACTTATATGACGAACTGAAAAACCTTAAACTATCCGGAAAATCCAAACTAGAAAGGGAGTCAAGAAAGCTCCAACAAACCTCAGACTTAGTGAAATCTCACAAAGAGCAAATAGAATTCGAAAAACAGAATGGTACAGACAAGCAAACCTTTCTAGCGGCCCATATTATCAAGGAACACATTATTGGCATTGAAGAACGAATTCTGCATATGAAATCTCGAACTGGCACACTATCATTAGTATTTCAAGAAAACGGAAACATCTTAGATAGTCTTGGTTTATTTGGGTCTTTATCATTATCTTCAAATACcaaaacatcatttaacatGGATGAAAAACAGAGCAAAGAAGAAGAACAGAGGGAGACTTTTATACAGGGATTTGATTTTAGTTATAAATTTGACGTAAACGTCAAGCAAGATGTCATGATAACTGGTATAGCAGCCACAGACGACAACCGTCTGCTGATGTGTGGTGGCGGGAAATGCAATATAATCATCACCACTCTGGAGGGAAAATACTTGCAAGATTGTAAACTGACTGGTGAACCATGGGACGTAGCAATCACCCGCGAAAGAGAAGGCAAAGCTGTTGCAACTTTGCCAATCTTATATGCAATTCAGTTTATCAACACGAACAGTATGGTAGCAGGTAAAATGGTCAAATTTAATTGGAGAGTTTACGGAATCGCAACAATTGACAAGAGAATTATTGTTGGTGGGAAGAACAGCTTGCAAATATTGGATACTGATGGTATTAAATTAAGTGAAATAACTGTACCTAGCATAAGTGTATTTTATATACATCCACGAGAAAATGGGGATTTTTATTATTCGGATTGTACTTATGTTTACTGCATGAAACCCGATGGTCGCCACGTGTTTTGTCAAGATGTTTCAAACTTAGATAGTCCTAGAAATATTGTTACAGACACTCGTGGCAACCTTTATGTCGCTGGTCATCGGTCCAATAATGTTCATCGTTTATCATCAGATGGCATCAGTTTGGATGTACCTTTGTCTAAAGAGGATGCTATAAATGGACCGTTTGCTATATGTTTCTCAATAGACCAGAGTAAACTATGTGTATCAAACCGCAATGGAAAGACAATCACAGTCTATGACACGATGTATGCACCTCAATCGAGGGAAAAGGACATCAAAAACcttcttaaatatttatga
- the LOC134693453 gene encoding uncharacterized protein LOC134693453 isoform X2 — translation MKLSSQFCKTHTNQRLEYHCLFHDAICCQNCMTHNHRACANIIPIDIAAKGAKESRSISELLSQLENIQQSLDGIRQRKLHNIKQIDDQDIAIRNTVSRLRQKVTERLNVIEKDLYDELKNLKLSGKSKLERESRKLQQTSDLVKSHKEQIEFEKQNGTDKQTFLAAHIIKEHIIGIEERILHMKSRTGTLSLVFQENGNILDSLGLFGSLSLSSNTKTSFNMDEKQSKEEEQRETFIQGFDFSYKFDVNVKQDVMITGIAATDDNRLLMCGGGKCNIIITTLEGKYLQDCKLTGEPWDVAITREREGKAVATLPILYAIQFINTNSMVAGKMVKFNWRVYGIATIDKRIIVGGKNSLQILDTDGIKLSEITVPSISVFYIHPRENGDFYYSDCTYVYCMKPDGRHVFCQDVSNLDSPRNIVTDTRGNLYVAGHRSNNVHRLSSDGISLDVPLSKEDAINGPFAICFSIDQSKLCVSNRNGKTITVYDTMYAPQSREKDIKNLLKYL, via the coding sequence ATGAAATTATCCAGCCAGTTCTGCAAGACGCATACTAATCAGAGACTTGAGTATCACTGCTTATTCCACGACGCTATCTGTTGTCAAAATTGTATGACCCATAACCATCGTGCATGCGCAAATATTATACCAATAGACATCGCCGCTAAAGGTGCCAAAGAATCCCGAAGTATCAGCGAGCTTCTGTCACAGCTGGAGAATATACAACAGTCACTTGATGGAATACGACAGAGGAAGCtacacaatataaaacaaatagatGATCAGGATATTGCTATTCGGAATACAGTATCTAGACTCAGGCAAAAAGTTACAGAACGTTTGAACGTTATTGAAAAAGACTTATATGACGAACTGAAAAACCTTAAACTATCCGGAAAATCCAAACTAGAAAGGGAGTCAAGAAAGCTCCAACAAACCTCAGACTTAGTGAAATCTCACAAAGAGCAAATAGAATTCGAAAAACAGAATGGTACAGACAAGCAAACCTTTCTAGCGGCCCATATTATCAAGGAACACATTATTGGCATTGAAGAACGAATTCTGCATATGAAATCTCGAACTGGCACACTATCATTAGTATTTCAAGAAAACGGAAACATCTTAGATAGTCTTGGTTTATTTGGGTCTTTATCATTATCTTCAAATACcaaaacatcatttaacatGGATGAAAAACAGAGCAAAGAAGAAGAACAGAGGGAGACTTTTATACAGGGATTTGATTTTAGTTATAAATTTGACGTAAACGTCAAGCAAGATGTCATGATAACTGGTATAGCAGCCACAGACGACAACCGTCTGCTGATGTGTGGTGGCGGGAAATGCAATATAATCATCACCACTCTGGAGGGAAAATACTTGCAAGATTGTAAACTGACTGGTGAACCATGGGACGTAGCAATCACCCGCGAAAGAGAAGGCAAAGCTGTTGCAACTTTGCCAATCTTATATGCAATTCAGTTTATCAACACGAACAGTATGGTAGCAGGTAAAATGGTCAAATTTAATTGGAGAGTTTACGGAATCGCAACAATTGACAAGAGAATTATTGTTGGTGGGAAGAACAGCTTGCAAATATTGGATACTGATGGTATTAAATTAAGTGAAATAACTGTACCTAGCATAAGTGTATTTTATATACATCCACGAGAAAATGGGGATTTTTATTATTCGGATTGTACTTATGTTTACTGCATGAAACCCGATGGTCGCCACGTGTTTTGTCAAGATGTTTCAAACTTAGATAGTCCTAGAAATATTGTTACAGACACTCGTGGCAACCTTTATGTCGCTGGTCATCGGTCCAATAATGTTCATCGTTTATCATCAGATGGCATCAGTTTGGATGTACCTTTGTCTAAAGAGGATGCTATAAATGGACCGTTTGCTATATGTTTCTCAATAGACCAGAGTAAACTATGTGTATCAAACCGCAATGGAAAGACAATCACAGTCTATGACACGATGTATGCACCTCAATCGAGGGAAAAGGACATCAAAAACcttcttaaatatttatga